The Planctomycetia bacterium genome includes a window with the following:
- a CDS encoding antitermination protein NusG has product MPLLPAEIDLYPADFLERPDVGAELGRGWWAFYLRARREKQFMRVLRGLEIPFYGPTIRKRSKSPSGRTRDSFMPLFSGYVFAYGDDEARRLALTSDCVSRWLPVPDGTTLTTDLRQIRKLIAASVPLTIESQIEPGTPVRVKTGTFRGMEGVVISRQGKERLLVAVRFLQQGASLALDDFEVERI; this is encoded by the coding sequence ATGCCTTTGCTCCCCGCCGAGATCGATCTTTATCCTGCCGACTTTCTGGAGCGGCCGGATGTAGGCGCGGAGTTGGGGCGCGGGTGGTGGGCGTTTTATCTTCGTGCGCGACGCGAAAAGCAGTTCATGCGCGTGCTCCGCGGGCTCGAAATTCCCTTCTACGGGCCGACGATTCGCAAACGCTCGAAGTCTCCTTCCGGCCGAACGCGCGACTCGTTTATGCCTCTCTTCTCCGGCTATGTGTTCGCTTACGGCGACGACGAAGCGCGGCGACTCGCTCTGACGAGCGATTGCGTAAGCCGTTGGTTGCCGGTTCCCGACGGCACGACTTTGACGACCGATTTGCGTCAAATCCGTAAACTCATCGCGGCGAGCGTGCCGCTGACGATCGAATCGCAGATCGAGCCCGGCACTCCGGTGCGCGTGAAGACGGGGACGTTTCGCGGGATGGAAGGGGTCGTCATTTCGCGCCAAGGAAAAGAACGGCTGCTCGTAGCCGTCCGTTTTCTCCAGCAAGGCGCCTCGCTGGCACTCGACGATTTCGAAGTCGAGCGG